The proteins below are encoded in one region of Paenibacillus albus:
- a CDS encoding metal-dependent hydrolase, which produces MKITYHGHACIQIHTGDKSLIIDPFLTGNPAAVLKADSIKTDAVLLTHAHGDHIGDAAPIASANNVPVVAIVELATYMSWQGAQTIGMNMGGTVDLGFAKAKMVHAFHSSGIVDEATKQILYAGMPAGFLVFAEGLTILHAGDTSLFSDMKLIGDRHKIDVAFVPIGDHYTMGPEDALQAAEWYNAKLVVPIHHSTFPLIKQDAEQFVSQLEARGLKGKVMAPGDDLHVEG; this is translated from the coding sequence GTGAAAATAACCTATCATGGTCATGCATGTATTCAAATTCATACCGGGGACAAATCGCTGATTATCGATCCCTTCTTGACGGGCAATCCAGCCGCTGTCCTGAAGGCAGATTCGATTAAGACAGACGCTGTCCTGCTCACGCACGCGCATGGCGATCATATCGGCGATGCCGCCCCGATCGCAAGCGCGAACAATGTTCCGGTCGTAGCTATTGTCGAGCTTGCTACGTATATGTCCTGGCAAGGCGCACAGACCATCGGCATGAATATGGGCGGAACGGTCGATCTCGGTTTTGCAAAAGCAAAGATGGTCCATGCTTTCCACAGCTCCGGTATCGTCGATGAAGCAACCAAGCAAATTCTGTACGCTGGCATGCCAGCCGGCTTCCTCGTATTTGCTGAAGGGCTGACCATTCTCCATGCCGGCGACACGTCGCTATTCAGTGATATGAAGCTAATTGGCGACCGCCACAAAATTGACGTTGCCTTCGTTCCAATCGGCGACCATTACACGATGGGGCCGGAAGATGCGCTGCAAGCGGCAGAGTGGTACAATGCGAAGCTGGTTGTTCCGATCCATCACAGCACATTCCCGCTCATTAAGCAGGATGCCGAGCAGTTCGTCAGCCAGCTTGAAGCGCGCGGTCTGAAAGGGAAGGTTATGGCTCCAGGCGATGATCTTCACGTAGAGGGCTAA
- a CDS encoding CYTH domain-containing protein translates to MALEVERKFLLPVYPAALVQSGELVILSEQRIDQTYLAIADSQELRVRRLVDLATGTVHFTHTFKSGGGLVREEIEYDISEGLYEQVMQAFQAIPLTKNRITARWNDTTTVEIDIYDQIQLTVLEVEFESEKEALAFVPPDWFGQDISSAKEYSNKKVWRDLQTRGRS, encoded by the coding sequence ATGGCACTTGAAGTCGAACGCAAATTTCTGCTGCCTGTCTATCCAGCGGCGCTTGTTCAATCAGGTGAGCTTGTCATTCTGTCAGAGCAGCGTATCGATCAGACCTATCTGGCCATTGCGGATAGTCAGGAGCTTCGGGTCCGCCGACTCGTCGATCTGGCGACGGGCACCGTACATTTCACGCATACGTTTAAATCCGGAGGCGGCCTCGTTCGGGAAGAGATCGAGTACGACATATCAGAAGGGCTTTACGAGCAGGTCATGCAAGCCTTTCAGGCCATTCCGCTGACGAAGAACCGCATTACGGCACGCTGGAACGATACGACGACCGTCGAAATCGACATTTATGACCAGATTCAGCTGACGGTGCTCGAGGTTGAATTCGAATCTGAAAAGGAAGCGTTGGCGTTCGTGCCGCCCGACTGGTTCGGGCAAGATATAAGCTCGGCAAAGGAGTACAGCAATAAGAAAGTGTGGCGCGATCTGCAGACAAGGGGGCGGAGCTGA
- a CDS encoding HD domain-containing protein: protein MEQQSILEAAEQLARAELGGDTSGHDWWHVYRVARMAERLAKQEGANVFLCVLAALLHDVADEKLNPSKEAGLLKVSSWLNGQALSEADNAHVMEIISTMSYNAGKNPPMRTIEGRVVQDADRLDAIGAIAIARCFTYAGWKGDPMYDPSLAPRNGMTPKEYREGRNTAINHFYEKLLKLKDRINTPAAKQIADERHKYMEAYLSQFMQEWEGTDS, encoded by the coding sequence ATGGAGCAGCAGAGCATTCTCGAAGCGGCGGAGCAGCTGGCCCGCGCTGAGCTTGGAGGCGATACATCGGGCCATGATTGGTGGCATGTCTATCGCGTCGCGCGGATGGCAGAGCGGCTCGCGAAGCAGGAAGGCGCGAATGTATTCCTATGCGTCCTCGCTGCGCTGCTGCATGACGTTGCAGATGAGAAGCTGAATCCGTCGAAGGAGGCGGGACTGCTTAAAGTGAGCAGCTGGCTGAATGGACAAGCGCTATCCGAGGCCGACAATGCGCACGTCATGGAGATTATCTCGACCATGTCCTACAATGCCGGCAAGAACCCGCCGATGCGGACGATTGAAGGCAGGGTCGTGCAGGACGCGGATCGACTTGATGCGATTGGAGCGATCGCTATTGCGCGCTGCTTCACTTATGCCGGCTGGAAGGGCGATCCCATGTATGATCCTTCGCTCGCCCCCCGCAACGGAATGACGCCGAAGGAGTATCGCGAAGGAAGAAATACGGCGATTAATCATTTCTATGAGAAGCTGCTGAAGCTGAAGGATCGCATCAATACGCCGGCTGCGAAGCAAATTGCCGATGAGCGGCACAAGTATATGGAGGCGTACCTCTCGCAGTTCATGCAGGAATGGGAAGGTACGGACAGCTAG
- a CDS encoding UDP-glucose dehydrogenase family protein — protein sequence MYKITVVGTGYVGLVTGSCLADFGMETMCVDTNAARINALQHGVVPIYEPGLSEMVIRNVQSQRLHFTLDIAEAVPFADVIYIAVGTPQMADGGVNLSDVMSVAEEIAAHMNEGYKVIVTKSTVPIGTSRKLKELIAERLHQRGSSARFDIVSNPEFLREGTAVYDFTHPDKVVIGAESDEAREIMKQVYRVLFLNETPFIHTTLESAEMIKYANNAFLAMKISFINEISGLCEAVGADVQQVAYAIGKDGRIGSKFLHAGPGYGGSCFPKDTHALAHIGRKHDAPMRLVEAAIEVNAQQQQRMVHKIERALGSLSGKRLAVLGLTFKPKTDDIRSAPALTIIRELAARGAQLRLFDPAGMEPARKELIDVNSSVQFCDDEYVAVQDCDGVVIVTEWHQFRNLDLERMQSLLHSPYFFDLRNIYNKERMLQLGFHYYGVGV from the coding sequence ATGTACAAAATAACTGTCGTCGGTACAGGCTATGTCGGACTCGTTACAGGATCTTGTCTTGCCGATTTCGGGATGGAAACGATGTGTGTGGATACCAATGCAGCTCGAATCAATGCCCTGCAGCACGGGGTTGTGCCGATTTATGAGCCTGGTCTATCGGAGATGGTTATTCGAAATGTGCAATCGCAGCGCCTTCACTTTACATTGGATATCGCGGAGGCAGTCCCCTTCGCTGATGTGATCTATATTGCTGTCGGTACGCCTCAGATGGCGGACGGCGGCGTAAACCTGAGCGATGTTATGAGCGTGGCTGAGGAAATTGCTGCTCATATGAATGAAGGCTACAAAGTCATCGTAACCAAGAGCACCGTACCGATCGGAACGAGCCGCAAGCTTAAAGAGCTCATTGCAGAGCGGTTGCATCAGCGCGGCTCGAGCGCCCGGTTTGATATCGTGTCGAACCCTGAGTTTCTTCGTGAGGGAACGGCCGTTTATGATTTTACGCATCCAGACAAAGTCGTCATCGGCGCAGAATCGGATGAGGCGCGTGAGATAATGAAGCAGGTATACCGGGTACTGTTCCTGAACGAGACGCCGTTCATTCATACGACTCTTGAGAGCGCCGAGATGATCAAGTATGCGAACAACGCTTTTCTCGCCATGAAGATTTCGTTTATTAATGAGATTTCAGGCCTCTGCGAGGCGGTTGGCGCGGATGTGCAGCAGGTCGCATATGCCATTGGCAAAGACGGTCGAATCGGTTCAAAATTCCTGCACGCCGGGCCAGGCTACGGCGGCAGCTGCTTTCCGAAAGATACACATGCACTGGCTCATATCGGGCGTAAGCACGACGCGCCAATGCGCCTTGTCGAGGCGGCAATTGAAGTCAATGCACAGCAGCAGCAGCGGATGGTCCATAAGATTGAGCGTGCGCTTGGCTCGCTCAGTGGCAAGCGGCTGGCCGTGCTTGGACTAACGTTCAAACCGAAGACAGACGACATTCGCAGCGCTCCTGCACTCACCATTATCCGTGAGCTGGCAGCACGCGGTGCCCAACTGCGGTTATTCGACCCGGCAGGCATGGAGCCAGCACGCAAGGAACTAATAGATGTGAACAGCAGCGTCCAGTTCTGCGACGATGAATATGTAGCGGTCCAGGACTGTGATGGCGTCGTCATCGTGACGGAGTGGCATCAGTTCCGCAACCTCGACCTGGAGCGAATGCAAAGTCTGCTTCATTCGCCATACTTCTTCGATCTTCGCAATATTTATAACAAAGAGCGGATGCTCCAGCTTGGTTTTCATTACTACGGAGTTGGCGTATAG
- a CDS encoding exodeoxyribonuclease III, which translates to MKLVSWNVNGLRACVTKGFYDYFAEVDADLFCLQETKLQEGQIEMELGDAYKTYWNYAEKKGYSGTAVFTRVEPLSVRYGMEEDYEPEGRLLTLEFEGFYLVNVYTPNAKRDLSRLDYRLEWEERFRRYLVELDAKKPVILCGDLNVAHKEIDLKHPKPNLGNSGFTLEEREKMTQLLGAGFTDSFRHFYPDRTDVYSWWSYMPKVRERNVGWRIDYFVVSARLEPALIDSQIDCHVLGSDHCPVVLTLNEEALCTK; encoded by the coding sequence ATGAAACTCGTATCATGGAATGTAAATGGGCTTCGCGCCTGTGTCACAAAAGGATTTTATGATTATTTTGCCGAGGTAGACGCAGATTTGTTCTGCTTGCAGGAGACGAAGCTGCAGGAAGGCCAGATTGAGATGGAGCTTGGCGACGCGTACAAGACATATTGGAACTATGCCGAGAAGAAGGGTTACTCGGGTACGGCCGTCTTCACTCGAGTGGAGCCGCTATCCGTGCGCTATGGCATGGAAGAGGATTATGAGCCGGAAGGCAGGCTACTCACGCTTGAGTTCGAAGGCTTCTACCTCGTTAACGTCTATACACCGAACGCCAAGCGCGACCTATCACGGCTGGATTACCGGTTGGAATGGGAAGAGCGATTCCGCCGATACCTGGTCGAGCTAGACGCGAAGAAGCCTGTCATTCTGTGTGGTGACTTGAACGTCGCGCATAAGGAAATCGACTTGAAGCATCCGAAGCCGAATCTCGGCAACTCCGGCTTTACTCTAGAGGAACGCGAGAAGATGACGCAGCTGCTCGGAGCCGGCTTCACCGACTCCTTCCGTCATTTCTACCCGGACCGTACGGATGTGTATTCATGGTGGTCGTACATGCCGAAGGTGCGCGAGCGGAATGTGGGATGGCGTATTGACTATTTTGTCGTCTCCGCAAGGCTTGAGCCCGCACTTATTGACTCGCAGATCGACTGTCACGTCTTGGGCAGCGATCATTGTCCGGTTGTACTCACCTTAAATGAGGAGGCGCTATGTACAAAATAA